One part of the Thermodesulfovibrio sp. 3462-1 genome encodes these proteins:
- a CDS encoding toprim domain-containing protein, translating to MSLHKKRIKNKKEFIPLDWERAEKIREVLHYLYEINKLVPIIVEGKKDKKALRDIGFDGEIITLHSGKSIYEFTETIAQKFEKIVLLIDWDEKGEELYCKVGENLQGMWEDFASIRELLKLLCQKEITEIEEIPSLFQRIAGHSLDVRQWDE from the coding sequence ATGTCACTTCATAAAAAGCGTATAAAGAACAAAAAAGAATTCATTCCGCTTGATTGGGAAAGAGCAGAAAAAATAAGAGAAGTTCTTCATTATCTCTACGAAATTAACAAGCTTGTTCCAATCATTGTGGAGGGCAAAAAGGATAAGAAAGCTTTAAGAGACATTGGTTTTGATGGTGAAATAATTACACTGCACAGCGGAAAATCCATATATGAGTTTACTGAAACAATAGCTCAAAAATTTGAAAAGATTGTTTTACTTATTGACTGGGATGAAAAGGGTGAAGAACTTTACTGCAAAGTGGGTGAAAATCTTCAGGGAATGTGGGAAGACTTTGCCTCCATTCGTGAACTTTTAAAATTGCTATGTCAGAAAGAGATTACTGAAATAGAAGAAATTCCATCACTTTTTCAAAGAATTGCAGGACATAGCCTTGATGTAAGACAGTGGGACGAATAG
- a CDS encoding YraN family protein: MGRIDLGKDGEKLAVDYLLSRGYKILEKNFRTPIGEIDIIAKHGEYIVIVEVKRRMSENFGNPEIAVNYRKQEKLKKLALFYLSKLGKEYPVRFDVIAIKDKQIEHIENAFY, from the coding sequence GTGGGACGAATAGACCTTGGCAAAGACGGAGAGAAACTGGCAGTTGATTACCTTCTGTCCAGAGGATATAAAATCCTTGAAAAAAACTTTCGCACCCCTATTGGCGAGATAGATATTATAGCAAAGCATGGCGAATATATTGTGATCGTAGAGGTTAAGAGAAGAATGTCGGAGAATTTTGGGAATCCTGAGATAGCAGTGAATTACAGAAAGCAGGAAAAACTTAAAAAATTGGCACTTTTTTATCTAAGTAAACTGGGTAAAGAATATCCTGTAAGATTTGATGTTATAGCCATAAAAGACAAACAGATTGAGCACATTGAGAATGCTTTTTATTGA
- a CDS encoding LptF/LptG family permease, with amino-acid sequence MNIVCKSYIKEFLKTFLILLFSMSLLLSIVGLIEKIDDFIPYKPSATFFVEYALYSIPRYIFYLMPFITLVTSLFIFSVGVRSREFLILSVSGGKLRVILKPFLILGIVISIFGFIFGEFIQPEFTKKLNIMVEKLTMKGKNSVQKDIFLRAKDGTVIKIGEYLAGQRKAKDVKAFIIKNNILTKRIDAQEAEIKENHWIFKNTLIYDFLSGKVEKSESIDYPINLKISVATFKDIKKIEELGILELIQKRKELKRAGLSNPKIDTDISGRLSYNFVTFFMMVLGISLPLGAHEKFSFIFSKTRGGSGIITVGIGLIITIVYWLVYSIFMFMGYSKILPSFVSPWITPLIFGFVSMKLFYAIKQ; translated from the coding sequence ATGAATATCGTATGTAAGAGCTACATAAAAGAGTTTTTAAAAACTTTTTTAATTCTGCTTTTTTCAATGTCTCTTCTTCTCTCAATTGTTGGGCTTATTGAAAAAATAGATGATTTTATACCTTATAAACCTTCAGCTACTTTTTTTGTTGAATATGCTTTATACAGCATCCCCAGATACATTTTTTATCTTATGCCTTTTATCACCCTTGTAACATCTCTCTTTATATTTTCAGTTGGTGTAAGAAGCAGAGAATTCTTAATTCTTTCTGTTTCTGGTGGAAAATTAAGAGTTATTTTAAAGCCCTTCTTAATTTTAGGTATTGTCATCTCTATTTTTGGCTTTATATTTGGAGAGTTTATTCAGCCAGAATTCACGAAAAAATTAAATATCATGGTTGAAAAATTGACCATGAAAGGGAAAAATTCTGTACAAAAAGATATTTTTCTCAGAGCCAAGGATGGAACTGTGATAAAAATTGGAGAATATTTAGCAGGACAGAGAAAGGCAAAGGATGTAAAGGCATTTATTATAAAAAACAATATCTTAACCAAAAGAATAGATGCTCAGGAGGCAGAAATCAAAGAAAACCACTGGATTTTTAAAAATACCCTGATTTATGACTTCTTATCTGGCAAAGTTGAAAAATCCGAATCAATAGACTATCCAATTAATTTGAAGATATCTGTTGCTACATTTAAAGATATTAAAAAAATCGAGGAGTTAGGAATATTAGAACTTATTCAGAAAAGAAAAGAACTTAAAAGAGCGGGACTGAGCAATCCTAAAATTGATACAGATATAAGTGGAAGGCTTTCATATAACTTTGTAACATTTTTCATGATGGTGCTTGGAATTTCTTTGCCTCTTGGTGCTCATGAAAAATTCAGTTTTATTTTCTCAAAAACCAGAGGAGGCAGTGGAATTATAACTGTAGGAATAGGTTTGATTATAACAATAGTTTACTGGCTTGTATATTCAATCTTTATGTTTATGGGCTATTCAAAAATCTTACCATCCTTTGTATCACCATGGATTACACCTTTAATTTTTGGATTTGTATCAATGAAGCTTTTTTATGCGATAAAACAGTGA
- a CDS encoding LptF/LptG family permease: MKVIYRALTRELIQNIVLSIAFLNAVLIIEKLFKLSKIFASVGIDLPNLFLLIILLQPQLLIFTIPMALLLGVLLTYGRTQADNEMTIFMVSGMPYKKAFKPALYIGTAAFFLTTLMSFYLAPAGVSLVREKILNILVERAPLGLEEGVFNQGFKDVTIFVKEKPDNLHLKEVVIFDERKKETKIVIAREGLIKKEKDDIILSLLDGKAYFKRGTSLNEVIFKEYIFKLSPNIDPIAKKISELSLIELISKIVTEGSKNIDYKLELYKRLALPILCIISVFLAPSLCLIVGKSGRIGGITVGLAIFAIYYIFMIYGANVAKAGKTSAEIGSLMPVLVMGFLAFIIYFRIKK; the protein is encoded by the coding sequence ATGAAAGTTATTTACAGAGCTTTAACCAGGGAGCTTATTCAGAACATTGTCCTTTCAATAGCCTTTTTAAATGCTGTTTTGATAATTGAAAAATTGTTTAAACTAAGTAAAATATTTGCCTCTGTTGGAATAGATTTACCAAACCTTTTTTTGCTCATAATTCTTTTGCAGCCTCAGTTACTTATTTTCACAATCCCGATGGCTTTGCTTCTTGGTGTTTTGCTTACTTATGGAAGAACTCAGGCAGACAATGAAATGACAATATTTATGGTAAGCGGTATGCCATATAAAAAGGCATTCAAACCTGCTTTATACATTGGAACAGCAGCATTTTTTCTCACTACTCTGATGAGTTTTTATCTTGCCCCAGCAGGAGTAAGCCTTGTGAGAGAAAAAATTTTAAATATTCTTGTGGAAAGAGCACCTCTTGGACTGGAGGAAGGAGTTTTTAATCAGGGATTTAAAGATGTAACAATTTTTGTAAAAGAAAAACCTGATAATTTACATTTAAAAGAAGTGGTGATTTTTGATGAGAGAAAAAAAGAGACAAAAATAGTGATTGCCAGGGAAGGACTTATTAAAAAGGAAAAAGACGATATAATTTTAAGTTTGTTAGACGGGAAAGCCTATTTTAAGAGAGGAACATCCTTAAATGAAGTAATCTTTAAAGAATATATATTCAAGCTTTCTCCAAATATAGACCCAATAGCAAAAAAAATCAGTGAACTTTCTTTAATTGAACTTATTTCAAAAATTGTTACTGAAGGTTCAAAAAACATAGATTATAAACTGGAACTTTATAAGAGATTGGCTTTACCTATTTTATGCATTATAAGTGTTTTTTTAGCTCCTTCATTATGTCTTATTGTCGGGAAAAGTGGTAGAATTGGAGGAATTACAGTAGGGCTTGCTATATTTGCAATTTATTACATTTTCATGATATACGGAGCAAATGTTGCAAAGGCTGGAAAAACATCAGCAGAAATCGGCTCTCTTATGCCTGTTTTAGTCATGGGATTTTTAGCTTTCATTATTTATTTCAGGATTAAAAAATGA
- a CDS encoding KpsF/GutQ family sugar-phosphate isomerase, with the protein MENLIDVAKRVLTIEAQSLQELKERINEDFLKAVEIIHNSKGRVVVTGMGKSGLVGRKIAATLASTGTPSFFMHPAEASHGDLGMVTEDDVVIAISNSGETEEVLRLIPYLKYFNVKIIALTGNPNSTLARQADVTLDVSVKEEACPFGFIPTASTTVTLAMGDALAVALIMRNGFKKEDFAVFHPGGSLGRKMLTKVKDLMHMGEELPVAHPDTVMLDAVLEISSKRLGVVVIVDEKMKILGIITDGDVRRGVQKYGKELFELKVSEIMTRNPKTINEEELAAVALSTMQKYSITSLVVPASDGTLKGLIHIHDILKKGIF; encoded by the coding sequence ATGGAAAATCTCATTGATGTAGCTAAAAGAGTTCTTACAATTGAAGCACAATCTCTTCAGGAGCTTAAAGAAAGAATTAACGAAGACTTTCTCAAAGCTGTTGAGATAATTCACAACTCAAAGGGAAGGGTTGTTGTAACAGGAATGGGCAAGTCAGGTCTTGTGGGAAGAAAAATTGCAGCAACTCTTGCATCCACGGGAACGCCTTCATTTTTCATGCATCCTGCTGAAGCAAGTCACGGTGATCTTGGCATGGTTACAGAGGATGATGTTGTAATTGCCATAAGTAACAGCGGTGAAACAGAGGAAGTCTTAAGGCTTATTCCCTATCTTAAATATTTCAATGTGAAGATTATTGCTCTCACAGGAAATCCTAATTCAACCCTTGCCAGACAGGCTGATGTGACACTGGATGTATCAGTAAAAGAGGAGGCTTGTCCATTTGGATTTATTCCAACTGCATCTACAACAGTAACACTAGCAATGGGAGATGCTCTTGCAGTTGCGTTAATAATGCGAAATGGATTTAAAAAAGAGGATTTTGCAGTATTTCATCCTGGAGGCTCTCTTGGAAGAAAAATGCTCACAAAAGTTAAAGATTTAATGCACATGGGAGAAGAACTTCCAGTTGCCCATCCTGATACTGTAATGCTTGATGCTGTGCTTGAGATTTCATCAAAAAGACTCGGAGTTGTTGTAATAGTTGATGAAAAAATGAAAATTCTTGGAATCATTACTGATGGCGATGTGCGAAGAGGTGTTCAGAAATACGGTAAGGAACTCTTTGAATTAAAGGTTTCTGAGATTATGACCAGAAACCCAAAAACAATAAATGAAGAAGAACTTGCAGCAGTTGCTCTTTCAACAATGCAAAAATATTCTATAACAAGCCTCGTTGTTCCTGCCAGTGATGGTACACTTAAAGGCTTAATTCACATTCATGATATTCTTAAAAAAGGCATTTTTTAA
- a CDS encoding class I SAM-dependent methyltransferase has translation MDELAKEYVIDFFTKRLIHFKNSPESVGWTRTGQLLRYETVLKLIEPEGKTLLDFGCGKGDFYGFLKEKGVRCRYTGIDINPSLIEFARKNYPEAEFHAMDIENEPLSEFFDLTVAIGVFNLAVQDVKELMQRCLKILFQHTTERVILTCLNEKTKLRDIGVTYFSVKELQRFASTFTGKFKVLDNLIEGDLFLILDKK, from the coding sequence ATGGATGAACTTGCAAAGGAGTATGTAATTGATTTTTTTACGAAAAGACTAATTCACTTCAAAAACTCTCCTGAATCAGTGGGATGGACACGCACAGGTCAGTTGCTCCGATATGAAACAGTTCTTAAACTAATTGAGCCTGAGGGTAAGACTCTGCTTGATTTTGGCTGTGGTAAAGGAGATTTTTACGGCTTTTTGAAGGAAAAGGGTGTCAGATGTCGCTATACTGGCATAGATATAAATCCTTCGCTCATAGAGTTTGCACGAAAAAACTATCCTGAAGCTGAATTTCATGCTATGGATATTGAAAATGAACCATTATCAGAGTTTTTTGATCTTACTGTTGCAATTGGTGTATTCAATCTTGCAGTGCAAGATGTAAAAGAGCTTATGCAAAGATGCCTGAAAATACTTTTTCAGCATACAACTGAGCGAGTCATTCTTACATGCCTTAATGAAAAAACAAAATTAAGAGACATCGGTGTTACTTATTTTTCTGTAAAAGAGTTACAGAGATTTGCCTCCACCTTTACAGGAAAATTTAAAGTTTTAGATAATCTTATAGAGGGCGATTTATTTTTAATTCTGGATAAAAAATAG
- the hisA gene encoding 1-(5-phosphoribosyl)-5-[(5-phosphoribosylamino)methylideneamino]imidazole-4-carboxamide isomerase, with amino-acid sequence MKIIPAIDLKDGKCVRLLQGKFDKVTVYYDNPELAALRWQAEGAEVLHVVDLDGAKEGRLINLSSIKKIREVFYGTIEVGGGIRKIEDIELLLNSGVDRVILGTLLAHNPDFVKEVCKRFPGRIIAGIDAKDGFVAVKGWVEVTDLKATELALRMQDYGVWGIIYTDISRDGMLTGPNIEATEALVEAVTIPVIASGGVSSIEDIKRLAKIKNLWGVITGKAIYSGAINLKEAIEMVNAIK; translated from the coding sequence ATGAAGATAATTCCAGCAATTGACCTCAAAGATGGAAAATGTGTAAGACTACTTCAGGGTAAGTTTGATAAAGTGACAGTTTATTATGACAATCCGGAGTTAGCTGCATTACGCTGGCAAGCTGAAGGCGCAGAAGTGCTTCATGTTGTTGATCTTGATGGAGCTAAAGAAGGTAGGCTTATTAATCTTTCATCAATAAAAAAAATCAGAGAAGTTTTCTATGGCACAATAGAAGTTGGTGGAGGAATAAGAAAAATAGAGGACATAGAATTGCTTTTAAATTCAGGAGTTGACAGAGTAATTCTTGGAACACTGTTAGCTCATAATCCTGATTTTGTAAAAGAGGTATGCAAAAGATTCCCGGGCAGAATAATTGCCGGCATTGATGCAAAGGATGGGTTTGTGGCAGTAAAGGGCTGGGTTGAAGTTACAGATCTAAAGGCAACAGAACTTGCCCTTAGAATGCAGGATTACGGAGTCTGGGGAATAATTTATACAGATATATCAAGGGATGGAATGCTTACAGGGCCAAATATAGAGGCAACAGAAGCGCTTGTTGAGGCTGTCACAATCCCTGTCATTGCCTCAGGTGGAGTTTCATCAATTGAAGATATAAAAAGACTTGCAAAAATAAAAAACCTCTGGGGAGTAATAACAGGCAAGGCAATCTATTCAGGTGCAATAAATTTAAAAGAAGCAATTGAGATGGTAAATGCGATTAAGTGA
- the hisF gene encoding imidazole glycerol phosphate synthase subunit HisF, with translation MLAKRIIPCLDVKDGRVVKGVNFLNLRDAGDPVENALYYEEEEADELVFLDVTASHEKRKIIIDVVERTASVVFMPLTVGGGIKTIDDIRDLLNAGADKVSINTTAVRDPYFIQKASSRFGSQCIVIAIDAKRVDKTFNPKAYPPEQWFDDPELKDVLYNENSKFVLSTHGGRLMRPIDAIAWAKKMEELGAGEILLTSMDRDGTREGYDIELTKAIGEAVTIPVIASGGAGTLEHLYEAFAFGRADAALAASIFHFREYSIREAKEYLRQKGIPVRI, from the coding sequence ATGCTTGCTAAACGCATAATCCCCTGTCTTGATGTTAAGGATGGAAGAGTTGTTAAAGGAGTAAACTTTCTCAATTTAAGGGATGCGGGAGACCCTGTTGAAAATGCTCTTTACTATGAGGAAGAAGAGGCTGATGAGCTTGTATTTCTTGATGTAACAGCATCCCATGAAAAAAGAAAAATAATAATTGATGTTGTTGAAAGAACAGCATCTGTTGTATTCATGCCACTTACTGTAGGTGGTGGCATAAAAACCATTGATGACATAAGAGATCTTCTAAATGCAGGTGCTGATAAAGTTTCAATAAATACAACAGCTGTCCGTGACCCTTACTTTATTCAGAAAGCATCAAGCCGTTTTGGTTCACAGTGCATAGTAATTGCAATAGATGCAAAAAGAGTTGATAAAACATTCAATCCAAAAGCTTATCCACCTGAACAATGGTTTGATGACCCTGAACTCAAGGATGTTCTTTATAATGAAAACTCAAAATTTGTTCTTTCCACTCATGGTGGAAGGCTCATGCGTCCAATTGATGCTATTGCATGGGCAAAGAAAATGGAAGAACTCGGTGCTGGTGAGATTTTACTTACAAGTATGGACAGAGACGGAACTCGTGAAGGTTATGACATAGAGCTTACGAAGGCAATTGGAGAGGCTGTTACAATACCAGTTATTGCCTCAGGAGGCGCAGGCACCTTAGAGCATCTCTATGAAGCCTTTGCCTTTGGCAGAGCAGATGCAGCCCTTGCAGCATCCATATTTCATTTCAGAGAATACTCAATAAGAGAGGCAAAGGAGTATTTAAGACAAAAAGGAATCCCGGTAAGAATTTGA
- a CDS encoding tetratricopeptide repeat protein — protein MLKIILKPILENALIVLILIFLPALLSAEDLLQKGIEQYKQENYEEALGLLKEVYKTKPSTTAAFYLGLTYKQTGDYIAAKDYFLQSLTGKPKINDAYVEISEVLYHLGELDEAIKWLNEAEKEFVMPSRVMFLKGLVLSKMGRLDDARKAFEKAKSIDPALTQAADLQIALTYTAEKRPKEAMKTLENLIKIEPKTDIAEFASDYLTALKTAFKQWSITLSMAYQYDDNVVSKPTGTIGITAVDEISGKRDSAIINTLRLSYRTLSEGDLFFTGELSIYTKNYFHSFKYDTTLSMVTLTPGLNIKNGFITLPVSYSHMWLNEREYMSSFSITPTLSIQIFPGHIGQVFVGYGKREMLKYMEGFDPDEDRDGNQYSIGAGYFYTFKEKGVLYARYDYTVDDTQGRNWDSEAHRVSAGLIYPFSEKLSLQIAADHTWQNYKNINTLTGRGVRGFPQTAEKRRDRIYSLTSGVIFDISKTLRANLNYYHLRDDSNFPIYDYRRNIYTFELSFSF, from the coding sequence ATGTTAAAAATAATATTAAAACCAATACTTGAAAATGCTCTGATAGTATTGATTTTGATATTTCTTCCCGCTTTGCTATCTGCAGAAGATCTTCTTCAAAAAGGAATTGAGCAATATAAACAGGAAAACTATGAGGAAGCCTTAGGTTTATTAAAAGAAGTTTATAAAACAAAGCCATCAACAACTGCAGCTTTTTATCTCGGACTCACATACAAACAGACTGGAGATTACATAGCTGCAAAGGATTATTTTTTACAAAGCCTTACTGGCAAACCAAAAATAAATGATGCCTATGTTGAGATTTCTGAAGTTTTATATCATCTTGGAGAGCTTGATGAGGCAATAAAGTGGCTTAATGAGGCTGAAAAGGAGTTTGTCATGCCTTCAAGGGTAATGTTTCTCAAGGGCCTTGTTCTTTCAAAAATGGGCAGGCTTGATGATGCAAGAAAAGCCTTTGAAAAAGCAAAATCTATTGATCCAGCACTCACTCAAGCAGCAGATTTACAGATAGCACTTACATATACAGCAGAGAAAAGACCAAAAGAAGCAATGAAAACTCTTGAGAATTTGATAAAGATTGAACCAAAAACTGATATTGCAGAGTTTGCTTCTGATTACCTAACAGCCCTTAAGACAGCATTCAAGCAATGGAGTATAACATTAAGTATGGCATATCAGTATGATGACAATGTTGTATCAAAACCTACAGGAACAATAGGAATTACAGCAGTAGATGAAATTTCAGGGAAAAGAGATTCTGCTATAATAAATACCCTGAGGCTTAGTTATAGAACACTGTCTGAGGGAGATTTATTTTTTACAGGAGAACTAAGTATCTACACAAAAAATTATTTTCATTCTTTCAAATATGACACTACTTTAAGCATGGTTACATTAACTCCTGGATTAAACATTAAAAATGGATTTATAACACTTCCAGTGAGTTACTCCCACATGTGGCTTAATGAGAGAGAATATATGTCATCTTTTTCAATTACTCCAACACTGAGCATTCAGATTTTTCCTGGACACATAGGACAGGTCTTTGTTGGATATGGTAAAAGAGAGATGCTTAAGTACATGGAAGGCTTTGATCCTGATGAAGACAGGGATGGCAATCAATACAGTATTGGAGCTGGATATTTTTATACTTTTAAAGAGAAGGGAGTTTTATATGCAAGATATGACTACACAGTTGATGATACTCAGGGAAGAAACTGGGATAGTGAAGCACACAGAGTTTCTGCCGGGCTCATATATCCTTTCAGTGAAAAATTAAGTCTTCAGATAGCAGCAGACCACACATGGCAGAATTACAAAAATATCAATACACTCACAGGAAGAGGAGTTAGAGGTTTTCCTCAAACAGCAGAAAAAAGAAGGGATAGGATTTATTCATTAACATCTGGAGTTATCTTTGATATTTCAAAAACTTTAAGGGCAAATCTTAACTATTATCACTTAAGAGATGACTCTAATTTTCCCATTTATGATTACAGGAGAAACATTTACACATTTGAGTTAAGCTTTAGCTTTTAA